The Propionibacterium freudenreichii subsp. freudenreichii genome contains a region encoding:
- a CDS encoding MarR family winged helix-turn-helix transcriptional regulator, whose translation MDQDVMGIGRQIGCQLKEVQAVLRARMDEVLRPLGLTTPQYACLTALEQTRGASNSELARRAFVTRQTMNVLLRGLEARGLVARAEEAPHGRARPVSLTGEGSALLIQAAEAVGVVVMRMVGSLDDAQRTDLHDALNSCIEALR comes from the coding sequence ATGGATCAAGATGTCATGGGTATCGGTCGGCAGATCGGTTGCCAGCTGAAGGAAGTCCAGGCCGTGTTGCGTGCCCGGATGGACGAGGTGCTTCGCCCCCTTGGGCTGACGACGCCGCAATATGCCTGCCTCACTGCGCTGGAGCAGACTCGAGGGGCGTCGAACTCCGAGCTTGCCCGACGCGCCTTCGTCACTCGCCAGACGATGAATGTGTTGCTTCGTGGCCTTGAGGCGAGGGGTCTGGTGGCCCGGGCTGAGGAGGCGCCCCATGGCCGCGCCCGTCCGGTATCGCTCACAGGCGAGGGGTCCGCACTGTTGATTCAGGCTGCGGAAGCCGTCGGGGTAGTTGTGATGCGCATGGTGGGGTCGTTGGACGATGCGCAGCGCACGGACCTCCACGATGCGCTGAACAGCTGCATTGAAGCGCTGCGCTGA
- a CDS encoding MerR family transcriptional regulator — translation MTTTDNSVHDGVVFTTSQVVLLTGLHRRTLEAFERAGIVSPRRSAAGQASYDQHDLVRLRQARNLVQRAGMDLDEVRQLFALQDQIEQTRQRLDQMVTELWEVLDRTVPTPSGRVFTTGSDGRAWPGRQTMTGRRRLQR, via the coding sequence ATGACCACCACCGACAACAGCGTTCATGACGGTGTGGTGTTCACCACCAGCCAGGTGGTGCTCCTGACCGGTCTGCACCGCCGCACGCTCGAAGCCTTCGAGCGCGCCGGCATCGTGAGCCCACGCCGCAGCGCCGCCGGCCAAGCGAGCTACGACCAGCACGACCTTGTGCGGCTGCGCCAAGCGCGGAACCTGGTTCAGCGCGCCGGGATGGACCTCGACGAAGTCCGACAGCTCTTCGCGTTGCAAGACCAGATCGAGCAGACCCGCCAACGCTTGGATCAGATGGTGACCGAGCTGTGGGAGGTCTTGGACCGGACCGTACCCACCCCCAGTGGGCGAGTGTTCACCACGGGCAGCGATGGCAGGGCATGGCCCGGCCGTCAGACGATGACGGGGCGTCGGCGCCTGCAGCGCTAA
- a CDS encoding M23 family metallopeptidase has protein sequence MSRSKHRGFERRGPDHRARRSQLALIPYALGQPRRLRAGAAGVAGNHIVIRIGGDGPFVLIAHLQQGSLTVSAGDMVHRGEPIASCGNSGNSSQPHVHVQATDTVQWDRAVGLPIAFDAAGNPVLPGESQIIRAG, from the coding sequence GTGAGTCGGTCGAAGCATCGTGGCTTTGAGCGGAGGGGGCCGGACCACAGGGCCCGACGCTCCCAACTCGCACTCATCCCCTATGCACTGGGACAGCCGAGGCGTCTCAGGGCAGGAGCGGCCGGGGTTGCCGGCAACCACATCGTGATCCGGATCGGTGGGGACGGGCCGTTCGTCCTGATCGCCCACCTTCAGCAGGGATCGCTGACCGTCAGCGCGGGGGACATGGTCCATCGCGGCGAGCCGATCGCGTCCTGCGGGAATTCGGGGAACAGCAGCCAGCCCCACGTGCATGTCCAGGCCACCGACACTGTCCAATGGGACCGTGCCGTGGGGCTCCCGATCGCGTTCGACGCGGCCGGGAACCCGGTGCTCCCGGGGGAGTCGCAGATCATCCGTGCCGGATGA
- a CDS encoding DHA2 family efflux MFS transporter permease subunit has product MPPTSGQRWVLALTSLGFFMAMMDSMIVTTASTAIRADFGATVGQLQWMLNAYNVAVAAFLLIGVALGARLGYRRMYVVGLIVFVVGSVVAALSPTLDVLIAARVVQGIGASVMTPMSMAILTSAFPAATRGRALGIWSGVGGLALIIGPALGGVIVSTWGWNWIFWINVPIGLVGAYLSWRRLAESHVGGDWPHPLDSVLVVAASGAIVWALSESVTHASMVPPTVVGALGILLAVAFIVHQHRESTPMVPLGLFRSSAFSGGAVATFLLYAAMYGVVFLLPQYLQAVTGASALRAGLELLPWTGTLVVFSPLAGRIVDRLGERLVALVSLLLQAVGYLWLALSLSPGARYSTMVAPLVLSGMGISMAGPALQKAVLGAVDRTQTGIASGVFNMFRQLGGAMGTAIAVMVFTAFGAMAPVGRFAAGFRAAMVASAALVAAGAISALDLQSLRHRPLPTS; this is encoded by the coding sequence GTGCCTCCGACGAGCGGCCAGCGCTGGGTGCTGGCGCTCACCTCGCTTGGATTCTTCATGGCCATGATGGACTCGATGATCGTCACCACTGCGTCCACGGCCATCCGCGCTGACTTCGGGGCCACGGTCGGCCAACTGCAGTGGATGCTGAATGCCTACAACGTTGCAGTCGCCGCCTTCCTCTTGATCGGCGTGGCCCTCGGCGCCAGGTTGGGCTACCGGCGCATGTATGTCGTCGGACTCATCGTGTTCGTCGTCGGCTCGGTGGTCGCAGCCCTGTCGCCGACACTCGACGTGCTCATTGCGGCACGGGTGGTGCAGGGGATCGGTGCCTCGGTGATGACGCCGATGTCAATGGCCATCCTCACCAGCGCATTCCCCGCCGCCACAAGAGGTCGGGCACTGGGCATCTGGAGCGGCGTCGGGGGATTGGCGCTCATCATCGGACCGGCCCTGGGTGGCGTCATCGTCTCCACCTGGGGATGGAACTGGATCTTCTGGATCAACGTGCCCATCGGCCTTGTGGGGGCCTATTTGTCATGGCGCAGGCTGGCCGAGTCTCACGTGGGTGGCGATTGGCCGCACCCGCTCGATTCGGTGCTGGTGGTCGCTGCCTCGGGCGCCATCGTGTGGGCGCTGTCGGAATCGGTGACGCATGCCAGCATGGTCCCGCCGACAGTGGTCGGTGCCCTCGGCATCCTGCTGGCCGTGGCATTCATCGTGCACCAGCACCGGGAATCGACTCCCATGGTGCCGCTCGGCCTGTTCCGGTCGTCGGCCTTCAGTGGCGGCGCAGTGGCCACTTTCCTGCTCTATGCGGCCATGTACGGCGTGGTGTTCCTGCTGCCCCAGTACCTGCAGGCGGTGACCGGTGCGAGCGCACTGCGCGCCGGACTCGAATTGCTTCCGTGGACGGGCACATTGGTCGTCTTCTCGCCGTTGGCAGGTCGCATCGTCGACCGCTTGGGTGAACGACTCGTGGCGCTGGTGAGCCTGCTGCTCCAGGCCGTCGGGTACCTGTGGCTCGCCCTCAGCCTGTCGCCCGGAGCCCGTTACAGCACGATGGTCGCGCCGCTCGTGCTGTCCGGGATGGGCATCTCCATGGCGGGGCCCGCCCTGCAGAAGGCCGTGCTCGGCGCGGTGGACCGGACGCAGACCGGAATCGCCTCGGGGGTGTTCAATATGTTCCGCCAACTTGGTGGCGCGATGGGCACAGCCATTGCCGTGATGGTCTTCACGGCGTTCGGCGCCATGGCCCCGGTCGGCCGGTTCGCTGCCGGGTTCAGGGCGGCGATGGTCGCCTCGGCGGCGCTCGTGGCGGCCGGTGCGATCAGCGCCCTCGACCTGCAATCACTGCGTCATCGGCCGTTGCCAACGTCCTGA
- a CDS encoding sensor histidine kinase — protein MAQITVQVILMVAVGVEVVTVAVSRAPVIQYVPAVAMTAGILLGRFGRSWGYVGLGLVALAPMIAVLVDRQATGIWSMACLAAFWFVLRGLSAWVVGVVIGVANFVAVGWEAGTIDVRYDTSSSVSAFAAAVCAAIASALRGNYRYRVEAEARMREAEQGRQAAVERGVAQERLRIARDLHDGVGHQIAVVNMHLGAAEVHLSDPRALRGDLVAARAAVQAVLRETQQILAVLRVDDAGERPQATPSHAVVGDLVESYRQAGMVVNANLGSFGIALSGQSSVAVYRVVQEALTNAHKHGVGPVSLEISQNGEGLVFIEVANMRRSTSSPGPGGGNGLIGMRERVESVGGSLRTRADDRLFWIVATIPADGREAR, from the coding sequence GTGGCACAGATCACGGTCCAGGTCATCCTGATGGTGGCAGTGGGCGTCGAGGTGGTCACCGTGGCGGTCAGTCGGGCGCCGGTGATCCAGTACGTGCCCGCCGTGGCGATGACCGCAGGAATCCTCCTGGGACGCTTCGGGCGCTCGTGGGGCTACGTGGGATTGGGGCTGGTGGCCCTGGCCCCGATGATCGCGGTCCTCGTGGACCGTCAGGCGACCGGCATCTGGTCGATGGCCTGCCTTGCCGCCTTCTGGTTCGTGCTGCGCGGCCTGTCCGCATGGGTGGTCGGTGTGGTCATCGGTGTCGCCAATTTCGTGGCGGTGGGGTGGGAGGCCGGCACGATCGACGTGCGCTACGACACCAGCTCGTCCGTCTCGGCGTTTGCGGCAGCCGTCTGCGCAGCCATCGCGAGCGCGCTGCGGGGAAACTACCGGTACCGCGTCGAGGCCGAGGCGCGGATGAGGGAGGCCGAGCAGGGCCGTCAGGCCGCCGTCGAGCGGGGAGTGGCCCAGGAGCGGCTGCGCATCGCCCGGGACCTCCATGACGGAGTCGGCCATCAGATCGCGGTGGTTAACATGCACCTGGGTGCCGCCGAGGTTCATCTGAGCGATCCCCGGGCGCTGCGTGGTGACCTGGTCGCCGCCCGGGCGGCAGTGCAGGCCGTGTTGCGGGAGACCCAGCAGATCCTGGCCGTCCTTCGTGTGGACGACGCGGGGGAGCGCCCGCAGGCGACGCCGAGCCACGCGGTGGTGGGCGACCTGGTGGAGTCCTATCGTCAGGCGGGCATGGTCGTGAATGCGAACCTCGGGAGTTTCGGTATTGCGCTGTCCGGTCAGTCCAGTGTCGCCGTCTATCGGGTGGTGCAGGAGGCGCTGACCAATGCACACAAGCATGGGGTCGGCCCGGTGTCGTTGGAGATATCCCAGAATGGGGAGGGCCTTGTGTTCATCGAGGTGGCGAACATGCGTCGCAGCACGTCGTCCCCGGGACCGGGCGGTGGAAACGGGTTGATTGGAATGCGGGAGCGAGTGGAATCGGTCGGCGGTAGTTTGCGGACACGCGCAGACGATCGTCTTTTCTGGATCGTTGCCACGATTCCTGCCGACGGTCGGGAGGCACGATGA
- the dnaK gene encoding molecular chaperone DnaK — translation MARSVGIDLGTTNSCVAVLEGSEPTVIPNAEGSRTTPSVVAFAKGGEVLVGEVAKRQAVTNVDRTIRSVKRHMGTDWSVNIDGKKYTPQEISARVLQKLKRDAEAYLGEPVTNAVITVPAYFNDAQRQATKEAGEIAGLTVDRIINEPTAAALAYGLDKGDKEQSVLVFDLGGGTFDVSLLDISDGVFEVKATNGDNRLGGDDWDQRIVDWLVTQFKNANGIDLSADKMAMQRLQEAAERAKIELSSAQETQINLPYITAGAAGPLHLDAKLTRAEFQRMTKDLLDRCKTPFQAVIKDAHTSLDKIDEVILVGGSTRMPAVVDLVKELSGKEPHKGVNPDEVVAMGAALQAGVLKGEVKDVLLLDVTPLSLGIETKGGVMTKIIERNTTIPTKRSEIFTTAEDNQPSVMVQVYQGEREFARDNKPLGNFELTGLMPAPRGVPQVEVTFDIDANGIVHVSAKDKATGKEQSMTVTGGSALGKDDIDRMVKDAEAHAEEDKKRREAVEMRNQADALAFRTEQLLADNAATIGDDVKAPVVEALDKLKEALKGTGNDDQVKALMEELNEKTSVMGQAVYAASQAQAQGPASPSEQETSSDDDVVDAEIVDDK, via the coding sequence ATGGCACGTTCAGTCGGTATCGATCTCGGCACCACCAACTCTTGCGTCGCCGTCCTCGAAGGCAGCGAGCCCACCGTCATCCCCAACGCCGAAGGCTCCCGCACGACGCCGTCGGTAGTCGCGTTCGCCAAGGGTGGAGAGGTACTCGTCGGCGAAGTCGCCAAGCGCCAGGCCGTCACGAACGTCGATCGCACCATCCGCTCGGTCAAGCGCCATATGGGCACCGATTGGTCAGTCAACATCGACGGCAAGAAGTACACGCCGCAGGAGATTAGCGCCCGCGTCCTGCAGAAGCTGAAGCGGGACGCCGAAGCTTACCTGGGTGAGCCCGTCACGAACGCGGTCATCACTGTGCCGGCGTACTTCAACGATGCTCAGCGACAAGCCACCAAGGAGGCCGGCGAAATTGCGGGTCTGACCGTCGACCGCATCATCAACGAGCCCACCGCGGCGGCGTTGGCGTACGGCCTCGACAAGGGCGACAAGGAGCAGAGCGTCCTCGTCTTCGACCTCGGCGGTGGCACGTTCGACGTTTCGCTGTTGGACATCTCCGACGGTGTCTTCGAAGTCAAGGCCACGAACGGCGACAACCGTCTGGGCGGCGACGACTGGGATCAGCGGATTGTCGATTGGCTGGTGACGCAGTTCAAGAACGCCAACGGTATCGACCTGAGCGCGGACAAGATGGCCATGCAACGTCTGCAGGAGGCCGCCGAGCGCGCCAAGATCGAGTTGAGCTCGGCGCAGGAGACCCAGATCAACTTGCCGTACATCACGGCCGGCGCCGCAGGGCCGCTGCACCTGGACGCCAAGCTGACGCGCGCCGAGTTCCAGCGCATGACGAAGGATCTGCTGGACCGCTGCAAGACTCCGTTCCAGGCCGTCATCAAGGACGCCCACACCTCGTTGGATAAGATCGACGAGGTCATTCTCGTGGGCGGTTCCACCCGTATGCCGGCCGTCGTCGACCTGGTCAAGGAGTTGTCGGGCAAGGAACCACACAAGGGTGTAAACCCTGACGAGGTCGTGGCCATGGGCGCTGCGCTCCAGGCTGGTGTCCTCAAGGGCGAGGTCAAGGACGTCCTGCTGCTCGACGTCACCCCGCTGTCCCTTGGGATCGAAACCAAGGGCGGCGTGATGACGAAGATCATCGAGCGCAACACGACGATTCCGACCAAGCGGTCCGAGATCTTCACGACGGCCGAGGACAACCAGCCGTCGGTCATGGTGCAGGTGTACCAGGGTGAACGTGAGTTCGCCCGCGACAACAAGCCGCTGGGCAACTTCGAGCTGACCGGTCTGATGCCTGCCCCGCGCGGGGTTCCGCAGGTCGAGGTCACGTTCGACATCGACGCCAACGGCATCGTGCACGTGTCCGCCAAGGACAAGGCCACGGGCAAGGAGCAGTCGATGACCGTCACCGGCGGCTCGGCGCTTGGCAAGGACGACATCGACCGGATGGTGAAGGACGCCGAGGCGCACGCCGAGGAGGACAAGAAGCGTCGTGAGGCCGTCGAGATGCGAAATCAGGCCGATGCCCTGGCGTTCCGCACTGAGCAACTACTCGCCGACAACGCCGCGACCATCGGCGACGATGTCAAGGCACCCGTCGTGGAGGCCCTGGACAAGTTGAAGGAGGCCCTGAAGGGCACCGGCAACGATGACCAGGTGAAGGCTCTGATGGAGGAGCTGAACGAAAAGACCTCAGTGATGGGGCAGGCGGTCTATGCAGCAAGCCAGGCACAGGCTCAGGGACCGGCATCGCCGAGTGAGCAGGAGACATCCTCCGACGATGACGTGGTCGACGCGGAGATCGTCGACGACAAGTGA
- a CDS encoding helix-turn-helix domain-containing protein, which produces MARLLRDTRLSVLEISRQVGWRDRGHASEQFKRFAGITPTQYRVEQRKTAERHCLWCGQPVPSKEVATGVKDHRAQQDAHFNNDGQFQQSQT; this is translated from the coding sequence ATGGCTCGTCTGCTACGGGATACCCGCCTATCGGTTCTTGAAATCTCCAGACAGGTCGGTTGGCGAGATCGGGGTCATGCGTCTGAGCAGTTCAAGCGATTCGCGGGGATCACCCCTACTCAGTACCGTGTCGAGCAACGCAAGACGGCTGAGCGGCACTGCCTCTGGTGCGGTCAACCCGTTCCGAGTAAGGAAGTAGCAACTGGCGTCAAGGATCATCGTGCGCAACAGGATGCACACTTCAACAATGACGGGCAGTTTCAACAGTCACAGACGTGA
- a CDS encoding toll/interleukin-1 receptor domain-containing protein: MSQQSSRVAPRVFMSYSHDDKEHRDWVLALATRLRADGVDVCLDRWDVTLGGNLAHFMEKAANASYRVVAVISASYARKADERKGGTGVEAQMLSTRLYESMHSDQVIPIIRNNPTAPPLLPAFLGGRLWLDFRDDQAMEAAYERLIRDIHNAPVDIVPTLGPNPFEGKSDIEARLEIRNSPLRWHSPGLTGDVEFIYSQNSGMYTIGTGSCQFTLELSPRGTSSVYAYRDPLDIKHVAMIEKGESRRPLLTDVSQFDTSSRAVGAGIDDAIVLHNKNDYWAIVIITAIFERQKLNPEKVIQFRYTIQSNRTANLHDAVPDNQSQDGGKL, translated from the coding sequence GTGAGCCAACAGTCCAGTCGGGTTGCACCCCGCGTCTTCATGTCGTACTCCCATGACGACAAAGAACACCGAGACTGGGTGTTGGCACTTGCAACGCGCCTGCGCGCCGATGGAGTAGATGTGTGTCTGGATCGTTGGGACGTCACGCTCGGCGGGAATTTGGCTCACTTCATGGAAAAGGCAGCTAATGCCTCGTACCGAGTAGTGGCTGTAATTTCTGCGAGCTATGCCAGAAAAGCTGACGAGCGCAAAGGTGGAACAGGCGTAGAAGCGCAGATGCTCTCCACCAGACTCTACGAATCAATGCACTCCGATCAAGTCATACCAATTATTCGTAATAATCCTACAGCCCCACCCCTTCTCCCCGCATTCCTAGGTGGGAGACTATGGCTTGATTTCAGAGATGACCAAGCCATGGAAGCGGCGTATGAACGCCTAATACGCGACATCCACAACGCCCCTGTGGATATCGTCCCCACCCTAGGGCCAAACCCTTTTGAGGGAAAGAGCGACATCGAAGCTAGGCTTGAGATCCGCAACTCTCCACTCCGCTGGCACAGCCCAGGACTCACAGGTGACGTAGAATTCATCTATTCCCAGAATAGTGGAATGTACACGATTGGCACAGGGTCGTGCCAATTCACCCTGGAACTTTCACCGCGAGGAACTTCCAGTGTGTACGCCTACCGTGACCCCCTTGACATCAAGCACGTCGCGATGATCGAGAAGGGTGAAAGTCGCCGCCCACTGTTAACCGATGTCTCCCAATTCGACACCAGCAGCCGCGCCGTTGGCGCTGGGATCGACGACGCTATCGTCCTCCACAACAAGAATGACTACTGGGCGATCGTCATAATCACAGCCATATTTGAACGACAGAAGCTAAATCCGGAGAAGGTCATTCAATTTCGGTATACCATTCAATCGAACAGAACGGCGAACCTTCATGATGCAGTGCCAGATAATCAATCTCAAGACGGTGGGAAACTCTGA
- a CDS encoding response regulator, which yields MTTVMLVDDQEMIRKGLRVIIDAYPGLDVVAEAGDGFTAVRRLDSVQVDVILMDLNMPGMDGVEAVRRIREARGPEGPRILVLTTFDQDENVLAAMRAGANGFLGKGAGPDELAEGIRRVAAGAHALSDNAIGALVSHVSDPHAVPPDPDKAKLFEGLTPRELEVVRLVVEGLDNAEIGRRVFISPFTAKTHVNRAMAKVGARDRAQLVSLAVQAGIRP from the coding sequence ATGACCACGGTGATGCTGGTGGATGACCAGGAAATGATCCGCAAGGGATTACGGGTGATCATTGATGCCTATCCCGGGTTGGACGTGGTTGCCGAGGCGGGTGATGGGTTCACGGCCGTGCGGCGCCTGGACAGCGTGCAGGTGGACGTGATTCTCATGGACCTGAATATGCCCGGCATGGACGGGGTGGAAGCGGTGCGCCGGATCCGCGAGGCCCGTGGACCCGAGGGCCCCCGCATTCTGGTGCTGACCACTTTTGATCAGGACGAGAACGTGCTTGCCGCCATGCGCGCCGGCGCGAACGGCTTTCTTGGCAAGGGCGCTGGACCCGACGAGTTGGCGGAGGGAATCCGAAGGGTTGCAGCCGGTGCCCACGCCCTGTCGGACAATGCAATCGGCGCTCTGGTCAGCCACGTCAGCGATCCCCATGCGGTGCCGCCGGACCCCGACAAGGCGAAACTGTTCGAGGGCCTCACGCCGCGTGAGCTCGAGGTCGTTCGCCTGGTGGTCGAGGGCCTCGACAATGCGGAGATTGGTCGACGCGTCTTCATCTCACCGTTCACCGCCAAGACGCATGTCAATCGAGCGATGGCAAAGGTTGGCGCTCGGGACAGGGCCCAGCTGGTCTCCTTGGCCGTCCAGGCCGGTATCCGACCCTGA
- a CDS encoding VOC family protein has product MTVTGPDFIALQVRDLDRSARFYETQLGLHRAPVSPPGAVVFATSPIPFALREPLPGVDLNQPSRPGLGVALWLLGDDVQALHDALADAGVKILQPPTAGPFGLTFTFADPDGYAVTVHDKH; this is encoded by the coding sequence ATGACCGTCACCGGACCAGACTTCATCGCCCTTCAGGTACGCGACCTTGATCGCTCTGCAAGGTTCTACGAGACCCAGCTGGGCCTTCATCGCGCGCCCGTCTCGCCGCCCGGCGCCGTGGTTTTCGCCACCTCACCCATCCCCTTTGCGCTGCGCGAGCCGCTGCCGGGCGTTGACCTCAACCAGCCGTCACGGCCCGGCCTGGGCGTTGCCCTGTGGCTGCTCGGCGACGATGTGCAGGCCTTGCACGACGCGCTTGCGGACGCGGGCGTCAAGATCCTCCAACCCCCGACTGCGGGGCCTTTCGGACTCACGTTCACCTTTGCCGATCCCGATGGATATGCCGTCACGGTGCACGACAAGCACTGA
- a CDS encoding ArsR/SmtB family transcription factor, with protein MTVELMGGSSSTDMEDEARVKVFKALSDPIRLQIIRYLNQVHRGVTCGEIGGVVDISKSAGSYHFKVLREARLTITRKESREKYVSLNYETLDKYLTRFFDTL; from the coding sequence ATGACTGTTGAACTGATGGGGGGCTCGTCATCCACTGACATGGAGGACGAGGCGCGGGTGAAGGTGTTCAAGGCCCTGTCGGATCCCATCAGGCTCCAGATCATCCGCTATCTCAACCAGGTGCATCGCGGCGTGACGTGTGGGGAGATCGGCGGGGTCGTCGACATCAGCAAGTCCGCCGGGTCGTACCACTTCAAGGTGCTGCGCGAAGCTCGCTTGACCATCACCCGCAAGGAGTCCCGGGAGAAGTACGTCTCGCTCAATTACGAGACCCTCGACAAGTACCTGACCAGGTTCTTCGACACGCTGTAG
- the grpE gene encoding nucleotide exchange factor GrpE translates to MSTDDVTTTPTPQPAADEVLAPEAQLEALRDQVAQLESRLAERTEDLQRLQAEYINYKRRVDRDRDLARRAGKEQILTDLLPALDAIQLADQHGELDGPFKMLADQISAVAARHGLSSYGQVGDQFDPTLHEALMQLPMSGATKTCVSQVMQPGHRIHDKVLRPARVAVSEPDTQQPATESSTHGDEER, encoded by the coding sequence ATGAGCACAGACGACGTGACCACCACGCCCACTCCGCAGCCAGCGGCCGACGAGGTGCTTGCTCCTGAAGCGCAGCTCGAAGCGTTGCGTGATCAGGTCGCGCAGCTGGAGAGCCGCTTGGCGGAACGTACTGAGGACCTGCAGCGGCTGCAAGCCGAGTACATCAATTACAAGCGACGAGTCGACCGTGACCGGGACCTGGCGCGCCGCGCGGGAAAGGAACAGATTCTCACGGACCTTCTGCCCGCCTTGGATGCGATCCAGCTGGCCGACCAGCACGGCGAGCTGGATGGCCCCTTCAAGATGCTTGCCGACCAGATCTCCGCAGTGGCTGCTCGGCACGGCCTGAGCAGTTACGGCCAGGTCGGAGACCAATTCGACCCCACCCTGCATGAGGCATTGATGCAGCTGCCGATGTCTGGCGCCACCAAGACTTGTGTCTCGCAAGTGATGCAGCCAGGTCACCGCATTCACGACAAGGTCCTCCGCCCTGCCCGCGTCGCAGTCAGCGAGCCGGACACACAACAGCCCGCCACCGAGTCCAGTACGCACGGAGATGAGGAGCGATGA
- a CDS encoding DnaJ C-terminal domain-containing protein, producing the protein MSAQDWVDKDFYKVLGVSKDATAKDIKKAFRKLARQNHPDQHPGDAAAEARFKEISEANSVLSNPDSRREYDEIREMVANGGFRYGRGAGFPGAGGQYAYGNPAGGPYTYSYSTGGSAEDLFGQGAGYEDILGGLFGQGGAGFSGARRPSGPRKGADIEGEVTIGFLEAVKGTTVSMQLVSEVACTACGGAGITSGNPPQVCGSCHGTGRVRQAKTMKVRIPASVDDGQTIRIKGKGSAGLNGGPAGDLLVRVHVTPHPLFGRKGRDLTLSVPVTVDELILGADIEVPTLEGGRVKVRIPECTPNRRTLRVRGKGVTTKAGTGDLLVTVEVVMPTSLNDRARQAMRDFARAVGQTNPRASILGRN; encoded by the coding sequence ATGAGCGCACAGGATTGGGTTGACAAGGACTTTTACAAGGTCCTGGGCGTGTCGAAGGACGCTACAGCCAAGGACATCAAGAAGGCCTTCCGTAAGCTCGCTCGTCAGAACCATCCCGACCAGCACCCCGGCGACGCTGCTGCTGAGGCCCGGTTCAAGGAAATCTCGGAGGCAAACTCTGTCCTGTCCAACCCCGACTCGCGACGAGAGTACGACGAGATTCGCGAGATGGTCGCCAATGGCGGCTTCCGCTACGGCCGCGGCGCAGGATTTCCGGGAGCCGGTGGCCAGTACGCCTATGGAAACCCCGCCGGTGGCCCCTACACCTACAGCTATTCGACTGGTGGGTCTGCCGAGGACCTCTTTGGCCAAGGTGCGGGTTATGAGGACATCCTGGGCGGCTTGTTCGGCCAAGGCGGTGCTGGCTTCAGCGGTGCTCGGCGGCCCAGCGGCCCTCGGAAGGGCGCTGACATCGAGGGGGAGGTGACCATCGGCTTCCTCGAAGCTGTCAAGGGCACCACCGTTTCGATGCAGCTGGTCTCTGAGGTGGCGTGCACAGCTTGCGGCGGCGCTGGCATCACCTCGGGAAACCCGCCACAGGTATGCGGCTCCTGCCACGGCACCGGGCGGGTACGCCAAGCCAAGACCATGAAGGTGCGCATCCCGGCAAGCGTCGACGACGGCCAGACCATCAGAATCAAGGGCAAGGGCTCGGCCGGCCTAAACGGCGGTCCGGCGGGCGACCTGCTGGTCCGCGTTCATGTCACCCCGCACCCACTGTTCGGCCGCAAGGGGCGAGATCTTACCCTGTCCGTGCCGGTCACCGTCGACGAACTCATCCTGGGCGCCGATATCGAGGTGCCCACCCTCGAAGGCGGACGAGTGAAGGTGCGTATCCCCGAATGCACCCCGAACCGGCGCACCCTGCGTGTGCGAGGCAAGGGCGTCACCACCAAGGCGGGAACCGGCGACCTGCTAGTCACCGTCGAGGTCGTCATGCCGACGTCGCTCAACGACCGGGCCAGGCAGGCAATGCGCGACTTCGCCCGCGCCGTAGGCCAGACCAACCCCCGCGCTTCGATCCTTGGGAGGAACTGA